A window from Culex pipiens pallens isolate TS chromosome 3, TS_CPP_V2, whole genome shotgun sequence encodes these proteins:
- the LOC120416527 gene encoding uncharacterized protein LOC120416527 — translation MFALALTLSVLFSGALSLLCPSQVDPSVTVNVAHPTTCAKYMSCVHTQPREMNCPGGLEWNDHDSLCDYPGRSGCVRNVPEEVARLNGSALAAASVCLPQETSGCPLNSSPGEVALSKHRNCRMYYSCSLGKESPMYCPKGLYWNAGSCRCDYESDVECGEDGERPVEEEEEQEVAVDEVPEEVQEQAEEQQEEEQQQEAEQPDQEEPTQEHETYEFPEDFEQPSILLAEPQVEYEPSPRLRFRRDAGDTTESSNSAGSTGAESSGSTTVAGNSGSSDSPGSSGGSGGSGNSGGSGGSGGNKPIEGGNGDGTVAAGAGIREVSAFAVMLATLVLNAM, via the exons ATGTTCG CCCTCGCACTTACGCTGAGTGTCCTCTTCAGCGGAGCCCTCTCGCTGCTCTGCCCGTCCCAGGTCGACCCGTCGGTAACGGTCAACGTGGCCCACCCGACGACCTGCGCCAAGTATATGTCCTGCGTCCATACCCAACCAAGGGAAATGAACTGCCCGGGGGGACTCGAGTGGAACGACCACGACTCGCTTTGCGACTACCCGGGTCGCTCCGGATGCGTGAGGAACGTTCCGGAAGAGGTGGCCCGGCTCAACGGGAGTGCCCTGGCCGCGGCCAGTGTGTGCTTGCCGCAGGAGACGAGTGGGTGTCCGCTGAACTCGAGCCCGGGGGAGGTTGCGTTGAGTAAGCATCGGAACTGTCGGATGTACTACTCGTGCTCGCTGGGCAAGGAAAGTCCGATGTACTGTCCGAAGGGGTTGTACTGGAATGCTGGAAGTTGTCGCTGTGACTATGAGAGTGATGTCGAGTGTGGTGAGGATGGGGAGCGGCCGGTGGAAGAAGAGGAGGAGCAGGAGGTGGCGGTCGATGAGGTTCCAGAGGAAGTACAGGAACAGGCTGAGGAACAACAGGAGGAGGAGCAACAACAAGAAGCGGAGCAACCTGATCAGGAGGAACCAACCCAGGAACACGAAACCTACGAATTTCCGGAAGACTTTGAGCAGCCTTCAATTCTGCTGGCGGAACCACAGGTCGAGTACGAACCATCTCCTCGGTTGAGATTCCGTCGTGATGCTGGTGACACTACTGAGTCTAGCAACTCTGCCGGCTCGACAGGAGCGGAGAGTTCTGGCAGCACTACCGTTGCTGGAAATTCCGGAAGTTCTGATAGCCCTGGCAGCTCAGGAGGTTCCGGAGGTTCAGGAAACTCTGGAGGTTCGGGAGGCTCCGGTGGAAATAAGCCCATCGAGGGTGGAAACGGTGACGGCACCGTCGCTGCTGGCGCTGGAATTCGTGAGGTGTCAGCGTTTGCTGTAATGTTGGCAACACTGGTATTGAATGCCATGTAG
- the LOC128093442 gene encoding uncharacterized protein LOC128093442, producing the protein GVGVVGGWGWGGGGGGGGGAGGGRGGGVWGVGGGGWVGGVGGVVGGGGGWGGGGGGGGWGGWGGGVGGGGGGGGGGWGGGVGGGGGGGGGGGGGGGGGGGGGVGVGGGGGGGGGGGGGWVGGWGGGGGVGGGGGGGGGGGGGGGVGGGGGGGGGGGWGGGGGGGVGGGGVGGVGGGGGGGGGVGGVGGGAVAGGGGWVAGGG; encoded by the coding sequence ggggtgggggtggtgggggggtgggggtggggtggtggggggggtggggggggtggggcggggggggggcggggggggggggtgtggggggtgggggggggggggtgggtggggggggtggggggggtggtggggggggggggggggtgggggggggggggtggggggggggggtggggggggtggggggggggggtgggggggggtggtgggggtggggggggggggtggggggggggggtgggggggggggggggggggggggggggggggggggggggggggggggggggtgggggtgggggggttggtgtggggggggggggggggggggggggggggggggggggggggtgggtgggggggtggggtgggggggggggggtgggggggggggggggggggggggggggggggggggggggggggggggtggggggggggggggggggtggggggggtggggggtggggggggggggggggggggggggtggggggggggggggtggggggggtggggggtggggggggggggggtgggggggtcggtggggtgggggggggggcggtggcgggggggggtgggtgggtggcgggtgggggg